One Thiocapsa sp. genomic window carries:
- a CDS encoding LOG family protein — MYATPETGDGWITALVGTDEEGFRVEARFAISPRFRALVKGRESDLVFAARSRLARIGINICPLDAPLFNGDHCTLTLQVVSAIHSFGIAEHLQHIVVPGLRVGRLVFCPQDNRLDSAAIHGLIQGNEIQVPAGFSVDSNGYLILRPQRQLFRFLQPLTLEQITAIATHADGKDLLNRLQIREAVDHIALPPNDGLVTACSMFLHRHYVVLRNLDDALGFHLQATVLDPVSTRGTNVYLEFINRSEQLIINPSVAASVHDAIPVTPTRRYWHGRASTASADAERGNDYPRLAEIFDRLEAGPLEDRYSHRMMAVTQHPETLLGGARPDRIWTQPEEPRDPRGGTDLAAGLVAEGLKLDTRTEYGTGILEDLADGARATLLLGYFPNLIEHTEICAAALRQRIGRIVFRRASFEHGHFLSARDHGRLADYEGLGIEVFWCNDARAQVVRHVFRGLRGYFTSPEQVDRFRSSLVFAIYGSIKPLDEGSARRTEHLLTNLKGLFGSDISILTGGGPGAMLQVTEAAHRLGLLVGSSYIETLDQRPNQSADYYQTFQARSRQSRQRWFEIASFHIFLSGGVGTLEEIGLTLTDMKLGVIEAGPIVFFDGSGEGFYWEGLETQLARMAAQGRLPSWVLDNILMTADPDAIPRFYKQTLRLG; from the coding sequence ATGTACGCGACCCCCGAAACCGGCGACGGTTGGATCACGGCCCTCGTCGGCACCGACGAGGAAGGCTTTCGGGTCGAGGCGCGGTTCGCGATCTCGCCGCGGTTTCGTGCGCTCGTGAAGGGTCGGGAGTCCGATCTGGTCTTTGCCGCCCGCAGTCGGCTCGCACGGATCGGGATCAACATCTGCCCGCTCGACGCGCCGCTCTTCAACGGCGACCATTGCACACTCACGCTCCAGGTCGTCTCGGCGATCCACTCCTTCGGCATCGCCGAGCACCTGCAGCACATCGTGGTCCCGGGCCTGCGGGTCGGACGCCTGGTGTTCTGCCCGCAGGACAATCGGCTCGACTCCGCCGCCATCCACGGCCTCATCCAGGGCAACGAGATCCAGGTCCCGGCCGGCTTCTCGGTCGACAGCAACGGCTATCTCATCCTGCGGCCGCAGCGACAGCTCTTCCGATTTCTCCAGCCCTTGACGCTCGAGCAGATCACCGCGATCGCCACCCATGCCGACGGCAAGGACCTGCTGAACCGTCTGCAGATCCGCGAGGCGGTCGATCACATCGCGCTGCCCCCGAACGACGGTCTGGTGACGGCCTGCTCCATGTTTCTGCACCGCCATTACGTGGTGCTCCGCAATCTGGACGACGCGCTCGGCTTTCATCTGCAGGCGACGGTCCTGGACCCGGTCTCCACGCGCGGCACGAATGTCTATCTGGAATTCATCAACCGCTCCGAGCAGTTGATCATCAACCCGAGTGTCGCCGCATCCGTGCACGACGCGATCCCGGTCACACCGACTCGACGCTATTGGCACGGTCGCGCGAGCACCGCGTCCGCGGATGCGGAGCGCGGCAACGACTACCCTCGGCTGGCGGAGATCTTCGATCGGCTCGAAGCGGGTCCGCTCGAGGACCGCTACTCGCATCGCATGATGGCGGTGACGCAGCATCCCGAGACCCTGCTCGGCGGCGCTCGACCCGATCGCATCTGGACCCAACCCGAGGAGCCGCGCGACCCACGCGGCGGAACCGACCTGGCGGCCGGTCTGGTCGCCGAGGGCCTGAAGCTCGACACCCGCACCGAATACGGCACCGGGATCCTGGAGGATCTGGCCGACGGCGCACGCGCCACGCTGCTGCTCGGCTACTTCCCGAATCTCATCGAGCACACCGAGATCTGCGCCGCGGCCCTGCGCCAACGCATCGGTCGCATCGTCTTTCGACGCGCCTCCTTCGAGCATGGCCACTTCCTGTCCGCCCGCGACCACGGCCGACTGGCCGACTACGAGGGTCTCGGCATCGAGGTCTTCTGGTGCAACGATGCGCGCGCTCAAGTCGTGCGACACGTCTTCCGCGGGCTGCGCGGTTACTTCACCTCGCCCGAGCAGGTCGACCGCTTCCGCTCCAGCCTGGTCTTCGCCATCTACGGATCCATCAAGCCGCTGGACGAGGGGTCCGCCCGCCGGACCGAGCATCTCCTCACCAATCTGAAGGGCCTGTTCGGCAGCGACATCAGCATCCTCACCGGCGGCGGCCCGGGCGCCATGCTTCAAGTCACCGAGGCTGCACACCGGCTCGGCCTGCTGGTCGGCTCCAGCTATATCGAGACGCTGGACCAGAGGCCCAATCAAAGCGCCGACTATTACCAGACCTTCCAGGCGCGCAGCCGCCAGTCGCGCCAGCGCTGGTTCGAGATCGCCAGCTTCCACATCTTTCTCTCGGGCGGCGTCGGAACGCTGGAAGAGATCGGCCTGACGCTCACCGACATGAAGCTCGGCGTCATCGAGGCCGGGCCCATCGTCTTCTTCGACGGCTCCGGCGAGGGCTTCTATTGGGAGGGTCTCGAGACCCAACTGGCACGCATGGCCGCTCAGGGCCGACTGCCGAGCTGGGTGCTCGACAACATCCTCATGACCGCCGACCCGGACGCCATCCCGCGTTTCTACAAACAGACGCTGCGGCTCGGGTAG
- the ruvA gene encoding Holliday junction branch migration protein RuvA codes for MIGRLHGRILAKHPPQLLLDVGGVGYEVEAPMSTFYDLPAVGETVALVTHLVVREDAWSLYGFGREQERALFRRLLKVTGVGAKMALAILSSMDAARFAHCIEHEDLDVLIRVPGIGRKTAQRLVMELRDSLDVIPGSAPHLPETRAGGADPREQALADAVSALVALGYRPVDATRMARAADDGSGGAEEIIRSALRAASGR; via the coding sequence GTGATCGGCCGTCTGCACGGCCGGATCCTCGCCAAGCACCCACCGCAGCTGCTGTTGGACGTGGGCGGTGTCGGCTACGAGGTCGAGGCCCCCATGTCGACCTTCTACGACCTACCCGCCGTCGGCGAGACCGTCGCCCTGGTCACCCATTTAGTCGTACGCGAGGACGCCTGGTCGCTCTACGGATTCGGCCGCGAGCAGGAGCGCGCGCTCTTTCGGCGTCTGCTCAAGGTCACCGGCGTCGGTGCCAAGATGGCCTTGGCGATCCTCTCCTCGATGGACGCCGCGCGCTTTGCGCACTGTATCGAGCACGAAGACCTCGACGTGCTGATCCGGGTCCCGGGGATCGGCCGGAAGACGGCCCAGCGCCTGGTGATGGAATTGCGCGACAGCCTGGATGTGATTCCGGGCAGCGCACCCCATCTCCCCGAGACGCGGGCCGGCGGCGCCGACCCGCGCGAGCAGGCCCTCGCCGATGCGGTCAGCGCGCTGGTGGCCCTAGGCTATCGCCCCGTCGATGCGACGCGAATGGCCCGCGCAGCGGATGACGGCAGCGGCGGCGCCGAGGAGATCATCCGCAGCGCCCTGCGGGCTGCCAGCGGGCGCTGA
- a CDS encoding YebC/PmpR family DNA-binding transcriptional regulator produces MAGHSKWANIKHRKAAQDKQRGKVWTKLIREVTVASREVGGDPGANPRLRLAMDKAFGANMPRDTVERAIKRGAGGVEGDDYEEIRYEGYGPGGVAIMVDCMTDNRNRTAAEVRHAFSKHGGNLGTDGSVGYLFTKQGIISFQPGTDEDAVMEAALEAGAEDVLANDDGSLDVVTTPEAFASVKDALTQAGFDTEVAEVSYNAATLAELDRDTAEKLLRLVDVLDDLDDVQEVYHNADIADEILAELDA; encoded by the coding sequence ATGGCGGGTCACAGCAAATGGGCCAACATCAAGCATCGCAAGGCTGCGCAGGACAAACAGCGCGGCAAGGTCTGGACCAAGCTGATTCGCGAGGTGACGGTCGCGAGCCGCGAAGTCGGCGGTGATCCGGGTGCGAATCCGCGGTTGCGTCTGGCGATGGACAAGGCGTTCGGCGCCAACATGCCGCGCGATACGGTCGAGCGCGCCATCAAGCGCGGCGCCGGCGGGGTGGAGGGCGATGACTACGAGGAGATCCGCTACGAGGGCTACGGGCCCGGCGGGGTCGCCATCATGGTCGATTGCATGACCGACAACCGCAACCGCACCGCGGCCGAGGTTCGTCATGCCTTCAGCAAGCACGGCGGAAACCTGGGTACCGACGGCTCGGTCGGCTATCTCTTCACCAAGCAGGGCATCATCAGCTTCCAGCCCGGCACCGACGAGGATGCGGTGATGGAAGCGGCGCTCGAGGCCGGTGCCGAGGATGTCCTCGCCAACGACGACGGCTCGCTCGACGTGGTCACCACCCCCGAGGCGTTTGCCTCGGTGAAGGACGCGCTCACCCAAGCCGGGTTCGACACCGAGGTGGCGGAAGTCTCCTACAACGCCGCGACTCTCGCCGAGCTCGATCGCGACACGGCCGAGAAGCTGCTGCGGCTGGTCGATGTCCTCGACGACCTGGACGACGTCCAAGAGGTCTACCACAACGCCGATATCGCCGACGAGATCCTGGCCGAGCTCGATGCTTGA
- the glcE gene encoding glycolate oxidase subunit GlcE gives MTNDQTAELQDRVRAAADASLHLRLEGKGTKSGLGRAVDGEVLSLSGHTGILNYQPKELVVTARCGTPLREIEAALAEQGQMLPFEPPHFDDAAGGDNSTSGATLGGTIACGLSGPARPYAGSARDLVLGTRVLTGRAEILRFGGEVMKNVAGYDISRLMTGAFGTLGVLLDISVKVLPIPTTGRTLVQTCSQAEAIARMTGWAAKPLPISATCFDGEQLWVRLSGNHGGVSAAAERIGGEAVDDGEALVFWRDRIREQGHPFFAGGAPLWRLSVPPTVAPLSLPGAQLIEWGGAQRWLRSDASADVIRSAVGSVGGHATLFRGGDRRSEVFHPLPARLMTLHYEMKRAFDPNGILNLGRLYATL, from the coding sequence GTGACCAACGACCAGACCGCCGAGCTTCAAGATCGGGTCCGCGCCGCAGCCGATGCCTCATTGCACCTGCGCTTGGAGGGCAAGGGCACCAAGTCGGGTCTTGGACGTGCGGTCGATGGCGAGGTCCTGTCCCTGTCCGGGCATACCGGGATCCTCAACTACCAGCCCAAGGAGCTGGTCGTCACCGCGCGCTGCGGTACGCCGCTGCGCGAGATCGAGGCCGCGCTCGCCGAGCAGGGCCAGATGCTCCCGTTCGAGCCCCCGCATTTCGACGATGCCGCTGGCGGGGACAACTCGACTTCGGGTGCGACCTTGGGCGGAACCATCGCCTGCGGTCTCTCCGGTCCCGCGCGACCCTACGCGGGCTCGGCCCGCGACTTGGTGCTCGGCACGCGCGTGCTGACCGGGCGAGCGGAGATCCTGCGCTTCGGCGGCGAGGTGATGAAGAACGTTGCCGGCTACGACATCTCGCGACTCATGACCGGGGCCTTCGGCACACTCGGTGTCCTGCTCGACATCAGCGTGAAGGTGCTCCCGATTCCGACGACCGGCCGGACGCTGGTCCAGACCTGCTCGCAGGCCGAGGCGATCGCCCGTATGACGGGCTGGGCCGCGAAGCCCCTGCCGATCAGCGCGACCTGTTTCGACGGCGAGCAGCTGTGGGTTCGATTGTCCGGCAACCACGGCGGCGTCTCCGCCGCCGCCGAGCGCATCGGGGGCGAGGCGGTCGATGACGGCGAGGCGCTCGTCTTCTGGCGCGATCGGATACGCGAGCAGGGTCATCCCTTCTTTGCCGGCGGTGCACCCTTGTGGCGCTTGTCGGTACCGCCGACCGTCGCGCCCCTGTCGCTGCCGGGCGCCCAGCTGATCGAGTGGGGCGGGGCGCAACGCTGGCTGCGCAGCGATGCCTCGGCCGACGTCATCCGTTCCGCGGTCGGCTCGGTCGGCGGGCATGCCACGCTCTTTCGCGGAGGGGATCGCCGCTCCGAGGTCTTCCACCCGCTCCCGGCCCGACTCATGACACTGCATTACGAGATGAAACGGGCCTTCGATCCGAACGGCATCCTGAACCTCGGTCGACTCTACGCGA
- the ruvC gene encoding crossover junction endodeoxyribonuclease RuvC, with protein sequence MLDDPQRPVGVCVGRKPIGSPAKLRHRILGIDPGSRTTGYGVIDTDGQRSRWIASGTLRVGEYPWPDRLGRIFDGVAAIVAEHAPHELAVEQLIFARDPTAALKIGQARGAALCAGLKSGVTVHEYSPKTVKLAVVGTGGADKAQVQHMIRVLLALTETPCEDEADALAIALCHAHSMGIPARGRASASWRDWRP encoded by the coding sequence ATGCTTGACGATCCGCAGCGACCGGTCGGCGTTTGCGTCGGCCGCAAGCCGATCGGCTCCCCGGCGAAGCTCCGCCATCGCATCCTGGGCATCGATCCGGGCTCGCGCACGACCGGCTACGGGGTCATCGATACCGACGGTCAGCGCAGCCGTTGGATCGCCAGCGGCACCCTGCGGGTCGGCGAATACCCCTGGCCGGATCGTCTCGGCCGCATCTTCGACGGTGTCGCCGCCATCGTGGCCGAGCACGCGCCCCACGAGTTGGCGGTGGAGCAGCTCATCTTCGCCCGTGATCCGACCGCCGCACTCAAGATCGGTCAGGCGCGCGGCGCGGCACTCTGCGCCGGGCTCAAATCCGGTGTGACGGTGCATGAATACAGTCCCAAGACGGTCAAGCTTGCCGTCGTCGGCACCGGCGGGGCCGACAAGGCCCAGGTCCAACATATGATTCGGGTCCTGCTTGCGTTGACCGAGACACCCTGCGAGGACGAGGCCGACGCCTTGGCGATCGCGCTCTGTCATGCCCACTCGATGGGTATCCCGGCGCGCGGACGGGCGTCCGCCTCCTGGCGGGATTGGCGTCCGTGA